A part of Nesterenkonia lutea genomic DNA contains:
- a CDS encoding O-acetylhomoserine aminocarboxypropyltransferase/cysteine synthase family protein, with protein sequence MSNDNSTWQFETQQIHAGVAPDPVTGARALPIQQTTSFVFPDTAAAARRFGLEEIAPIYSRIGNPTVQAIEDKIAALEGGVGALAVGSGQAATSLALLNIAESGSHIVASPTLYGGTQNLFKHTLPKFGIEVTFVEDPDDLESWRAATRENTVAFFGESVANPRGDVLDIEGVASVAHEHGAPLIIDSTLTTPYLIKPIDFGADVVVHSATKFLGGHGTAIAGVIVDSGRFDYFAHPDRFPGFSTPDESYHGLVFGRDLGAEGIFGVNLSFILKARVQLLRDLGPALSPHNAFEINLGLETLSLRIERHVANAQKVAEYLEAHDAVKRVYYSGLPSSPCYERAQKYLPRGTGAVLAFELAGGAGDDDETQARAGQTLVDALELHSLVANVGDVRSLAIHPASTTHRQLSPAEQHAAGVKPGLVRLSVGLEHIDDIIADLAQGLEKAATIQAADQDSSEQDQSADNVTKQEAAAAV encoded by the coding sequence TTGAGCAACGACAACAGCACCTGGCAGTTCGAGACCCAGCAGATCCACGCCGGAGTCGCCCCCGACCCCGTCACCGGAGCACGGGCGCTGCCGATCCAGCAGACCACCTCCTTCGTCTTCCCGGACACGGCGGCCGCAGCACGCCGCTTCGGACTCGAAGAGATCGCCCCGATCTACTCCCGCATCGGCAACCCCACGGTCCAGGCGATCGAGGACAAGATCGCCGCCCTCGAGGGCGGAGTCGGAGCGCTGGCCGTCGGCTCGGGACAGGCCGCCACCTCCCTGGCCCTGCTGAACATCGCGGAATCCGGAAGCCACATCGTCGCCTCCCCGACGCTCTACGGCGGCACGCAGAACCTCTTCAAGCACACGCTGCCGAAGTTCGGCATCGAGGTGACCTTCGTGGAGGATCCCGATGACCTGGAGTCATGGCGCGCCGCCACGCGGGAGAACACCGTGGCCTTCTTCGGGGAGTCCGTGGCCAATCCGCGCGGAGACGTGCTGGACATCGAGGGGGTGGCCTCGGTCGCCCATGAACATGGCGCGCCGCTGATCATCGACTCCACGCTGACCACCCCGTACCTGATCAAGCCGATCGACTTCGGGGCCGACGTCGTCGTCCACTCGGCCACGAAGTTCCTCGGCGGCCACGGCACCGCCATCGCCGGAGTGATCGTGGACTCCGGACGCTTCGACTACTTCGCCCACCCAGATCGCTTTCCCGGGTTCAGCACTCCGGACGAGAGCTACCACGGGCTCGTCTTCGGCCGGGATCTCGGCGCCGAGGGGATCTTCGGGGTCAACCTCTCCTTCATCCTCAAGGCCCGCGTGCAGCTGCTGCGCGACCTCGGCCCCGCACTGTCCCCGCACAACGCCTTCGAGATCAACCTGGGCCTGGAGACCCTCTCGCTGCGGATCGAGCGCCACGTCGCCAACGCGCAGAAGGTCGCCGAGTACCTGGAGGCTCATGATGCGGTGAAGCGGGTCTACTACTCCGGGCTGCCCTCGAGCCCCTGCTACGAACGCGCGCAGAAGTACCTGCCCCGAGGCACCGGCGCGGTGCTGGCCTTCGAGCTCGCCGGTGGAGCCGGCGACGACGACGAGACGCAGGCCCGTGCGGGCCAGACGCTGGTCGACGCGCTCGAGCTGCACTCGCTGGTGGCCAATGTCGGTGACGTGCGCTCCCTGGCCATCCACCCGGCCTCGACCACCCACCGGCAGCTCAGCCCCGCCGAACAGCATGCCGCCGGGGTCAAGCCCGGTCTGGTCCGGCTCTCGGTGGGCCTGGAACACATCGACGACATCATCGCCGATCTCGCCCAGGGACTGGAGAAGGCGGCAACGATCCAGGCCGCTGACCAGGACTCTTCTGAGCAGGACCAGAGTGCGGACAATGTGACGAAGCAAGAAGCCGCAGCAGCGGTCTGA
- a CDS encoding FAD-binding oxidoreductase, translated as MSASVHHVLTVLRDSFTHHALSTEAGELESHAVDKGPLEHWQVHAPLAVVFAESAQDVQKLVRLSAEHGFPVITRGAGTSVSGGANTTAGSVVLNLTRMNRILAMRAEDEVAVVEPGVINADLNTAAAEHGLMYAPDPASYRTSTIGGNVATNAGGLRCAKYGVTRDSVLALDVVLADGTLIHTGQATFKGVAGYDLTSLFVGSEGTLGIVVGVTVRLRHLSRHTETIAAFFGELTTAAQGVLDIGRARVQPAITELLDHRTMLALDEAQGSDLAQRGNTLLLIQTDGHGASIEAEIIRKVLSGLGAEVSAPGSTESERLIELRRHARGDGIVTEVRVGEDVAVPRSRLVDYIRAIEDLAEEHQVQLKVVAHAGDGNLHPTFSVPSSEIEPLAGPEPSAQDRESDDDGASSQTVSALSRLHAALDGSVRIALEMGGTITGEHGIGTYKLRWLSWEQSAEVIELQRSIKNVFDPDHRLNPGRAIL; from the coding sequence ATGAGCGCCTCCGTCCACCATGTCCTGACAGTCCTGCGCGACTCTTTCACGCACCACGCCCTGAGCACCGAGGCCGGAGAGCTCGAGTCCCACGCGGTGGACAAGGGGCCGCTCGAGCATTGGCAGGTGCATGCTCCGCTCGCCGTCGTCTTCGCGGAATCGGCGCAGGACGTGCAGAAGCTGGTGCGCCTCTCCGCCGAGCATGGCTTCCCGGTCATCACCCGCGGGGCGGGGACCTCCGTCTCCGGCGGCGCCAACACCACTGCCGGCTCCGTGGTGCTGAACCTGACCCGCATGAACCGGATCCTTGCGATGCGGGCAGAGGACGAGGTCGCCGTGGTCGAACCGGGCGTGATCAACGCGGACCTGAACACCGCGGCGGCCGAGCATGGGTTGATGTATGCCCCCGACCCGGCCAGCTATCGCACGTCCACCATCGGCGGCAATGTCGCCACCAATGCCGGCGGGCTGCGCTGCGCCAAATATGGGGTGACCCGAGATTCGGTGCTGGCCCTGGATGTGGTGCTCGCCGACGGCACGCTGATCCACACCGGCCAGGCCACTTTCAAAGGGGTGGCCGGTTACGACCTGACCAGCCTCTTCGTCGGCTCCGAGGGGACCCTGGGGATCGTCGTGGGCGTCACCGTGCGGCTGCGACACCTGAGCCGACACACCGAGACCATCGCCGCCTTCTTCGGCGAGCTGACCACCGCCGCCCAGGGCGTGCTCGACATCGGCAGGGCCCGAGTCCAGCCCGCGATCACCGAGCTGCTGGACCACCGGACCATGTTGGCCCTGGATGAGGCGCAGGGTTCGGACCTGGCTCAGCGCGGCAACACCCTGCTGCTGATCCAGACCGACGGTCACGGTGCGAGCATCGAGGCGGAGATCATCCGCAAGGTTCTCAGCGGGCTCGGCGCCGAGGTCAGCGCTCCGGGGTCCACCGAATCTGAGCGGCTGATCGAGCTGCGCCGGCACGCCCGTGGGGACGGGATCGTCACCGAGGTCCGGGTGGGCGAGGATGTCGCGGTCCCGCGCTCGAGGCTGGTGGACTATATCCGCGCGATCGAAGATCTTGCTGAGGAGCACCAGGTCCAGCTGAAGGTCGTCGCCCACGCGGGGGACGGGAACCTGCACCCCACCTTCAGCGTCCCCAGCTCCGAGATCGAACCTCTGGCCGGTCCAGAACCGAGCGCGCAGGACCGCGAGAGCGACGACGACGGCGCCTCGTCCCAGACGGTCTCAGCCTTGTCCCGACTGCATGCCGCCCTGGACGGCTCCGTGCGGATCGCCCTGGAGATGGGCGGGACGATCACCGGCGAGCACGGCATCGGCACCTATAAGCTGCGCTGGCTGAGCTGGGAACAGTCAGCCGAGGTCATCGAGCTCCAGCGCAGCATCAAAAACGTCTTTGACCCTGACCATCGGCTCAACCCGGGGCGCGCGATCCTGTGA